The proteins below are encoded in one region of Oikeobacillus pervagus:
- a CDS encoding NAD(P)H-dependent flavin oxidoreductase, which translates to MSKELLNRWLGQMRLPAISAPMFLVSGPDLVKECCMNGIIGSFPAPNARPIEQLDGWMGQLTEQLSEAKKREPNRKIAPWAMNIVVHSSYSRLEEELNLIRKYQPELVITSLGNPKKVVEVVHNYGGLVFSDVSDASFARKAAESGVDGLILVASGAGGHSGNINSFSFVDTVRSFWDGIIILAGGISTGYGILAAQAAGADFAYMGTRFIVATDSMANDEYRQMLVDSTQEDIMLTNAFSGVNANMLKPSIIRAGLDPAELEKKEKIEFDSMHKQSNTKAWRDIWSAGHGVGAIREIQTTAQIIDQLEKEYNEAIQLMKSKIAKVKQYS; encoded by the coding sequence GTGAGCAAGGAATTATTAAATCGTTGGTTAGGTCAAATGAGGTTGCCGGCAATATCTGCTCCAATGTTTTTAGTCTCAGGACCAGATCTTGTAAAGGAATGTTGTATGAATGGGATTATTGGGTCATTTCCAGCACCAAATGCTCGTCCAATTGAACAATTAGATGGATGGATGGGGCAATTAACAGAACAATTGTCAGAAGCGAAAAAACGAGAGCCCAATAGAAAAATAGCGCCATGGGCAATGAATATTGTCGTCCATAGTTCATATAGTCGTCTAGAGGAAGAATTGAATTTGATACGTAAATATCAGCCTGAACTTGTGATTACGTCATTAGGTAATCCGAAAAAAGTAGTGGAAGTTGTTCATAATTACGGTGGACTTGTTTTTTCAGATGTGAGTGATGCTTCATTCGCTCGAAAAGCAGCTGAATCTGGAGTAGATGGACTCATTTTGGTGGCGTCTGGAGCAGGTGGACATTCAGGAAATATCAATAGTTTTTCTTTTGTTGATACAGTCCGCTCTTTTTGGGATGGAATTATCATTTTGGCTGGCGGAATTTCGACAGGATATGGGATATTAGCAGCTCAGGCAGCCGGTGCAGACTTCGCCTATATGGGGACACGCTTTATTGTAGCAACCGACAGCATGGCTAATGATGAGTATCGACAAATGCTTGTCGACTCCACTCAGGAGGACATTATGTTAACGAATGCTTTTTCAGGTGTTAATGCGAATATGCTAAAACCGAGTATCATTCGCGCAGGCCTAGACCCAGCGGAATTAGAGAAGAAAGAGAAAATTGAGTTTGATAGTATGCATAAACAATCCAACACAAAAGCATGGCGTGATATTTGGTCAGCAGGTCATGGAGTGGGGGCCATAAGAGAAATCCAGACAACGGCCCAAATTATCGACCAGTTGGAAAAAGAATATAATGAAGCCATCCAGCTCATGAAAAGCAAGATTGCTAAAGTTAAACAATATAGTTAA